The region CTGAGCATGATCTCCCATTTGAAGGCTCCTCTACGTGTTCTAGAAATAGGAACTTTTACAGGCTATTCAGCACTATGCATTGCAGAAGGGATGCCCGCAAATAGCGAACTGATAACTATTGATATCAATGAAGAGTTGGAAGATTTTGCGGCTGGATATTTTGCACGCTTTCGCGAAAGCGGAAACAATAACATTAGCATTACTCAAAAAATAGGTGATGCGACTCAACTACTTCCAGAGCTCGAAGGAACTTTTGACCTTGTTTTTATAGATGCTGATAAGCCCAATTACGTGAACTATTTTCATCTTATAATGGACAAAGTACAGGCGGGGAGTCTGATCATTTCTGACAATGTATTATGGCATGGTAAAGTGGTGGAAGATCTGAATGAAAAGGACAAATCAACACCTGTACTACTGGAATACAATAAGCTATTAAAAGAAGATCCCCGGTTACAAACTGTACTCTTATCCGTTCGTGATGGACTTACTTTAAGCCGAGTGTTGTAGCCTTTTTTCTATTTTAAAAAACAGCATAAAACCTACCAGCAATCCCACAAGAACATCTCCCGGATAATGGTTTGTTCTTAGGCCGCACTATTTACAACAAGATTGGTTAGGGATAAAGTGACAAAACAAGCAGCGACAACGTCAACAAAGCAATGTAATTCACTTGTTTTTAAAATTTTATAAAGAGAAAAGAAGAATAGCTATAGCAGCAACTAATTCTCTATAGGGGTTACAAAAGCCAAAAGAATTGAAACTTCCCAATCCACAAACCAATGACCCATCTTAAAATATCTTGATCAATATCTATAAAAGATTCTAAAGTTTAGAACTTGCGCTTAATAGACCCAGACTCTTCTATCTGATCTTTCACTTCTTCTATTTTTTTGGTAATTTCTTTGACGTCTGTATTAAATCCGTGCTCGTCTGCGCTTTTAGAAATTTCATTTTTGATATCATCAGTTGCGTTTCGCACTGTTTTCATCGCTTTACCTAAACCACGAGCAATTTCCGGCAACTTATCTGAGCCAAAGACTAATATCACTACTAAGCCTACTATCATAAGCTCTGGTGTACTGATAAATAAAGGTATCATTTTCATAGTGCAAATATACGATAGGACAATTTTTAATTAGAGTTTGGACCTATAGATAATTAAAAAATTCAAATATAGTGGCACTAGTACCAGATTCCGTTTTTGTTATTTCTCGTGAACTGGGAAATTGATCTTCTTGCAATGTATAGCTACAGGAAGATGAACGATCTAATACAAAAACACCAGAGATAGCTGTGTAATCCATCCTACTGCTGGGTAAATATCTTGTGTAAGGAACAAATTCAGGAAAGATAATAAGACGCAATACATCATTCATATCCCTAAATGGGTTGTTATTAAACTCATAGGTAAACTCACTGTACCCGATAATAGTAAATCCATTTGTATCTATACGATTGATACGGTCCACATTAAAGTTTGCGGTATATTGAAAACGCAAATCTTCTGTTTGCGAAGTAATACCTGATCCATTTGTCATCCTAGTGACTACCCTATTAATCCTGTTTTGAGTATCGGTATAAAGCTGTTTCTGTACCAGTTCACCATTTGAACCTGTGTAATCTAGGAACACGGAATCGTCGGTATAGGTGAAATTATATAGGATGGTACTTCCAGCTACTTTAGTGGCTGTTACCAATCTATTATTAGCTGTATAATCAAAATCATAAACTACATTTGTTGCGCCAGTAAAGGACACTTGACTGACCAATTGTTCTTCATTATAGACAATACTTATATTTTCTGTAATGTTAGTCATTACATCTTGGGCTATTTGAATGCTACTCAATCTGGTTAGATCAGGCATAGGTATGACTTCTTCATCAGTTTCATTGTTTTGTTGATCCAGAGAAGGGTCATCACAAGAAATGAAAAAAATAGAAAGAAAACATAAAAAAGGGATGTACTTCATGCCGTAAAGATATTTATTTATGATGCTATTTAAATCTCAAAATAGCCAATTCTGCCTAAGTGTTATAACACAAAAAAACCAGATTCATTGTGAATCTGGTTTTAAAGTTATTTGAGAAGTGTATTTCTTACTTCTTCATTTGGTCAAACTTGCTTACCTCAGCAGCAGTTGGCCATGTGTTGTTAGAAGTATCTACATCTGCAGTTTCTAGTTTAGGGTCAATTACTATTTTAGTAATCTCCTTATCACTTGCTTTGCTTAAGCCTACTTCTTTATCGTTTAATCTCCAGATTTCTGCTGGATGAGTAACGGTTTCTGTCGTACCATCTGCAAAAGTATACTCAATTATGATAGGCATTACGAGTCCACCTGGCTTCTCTACTTTTATTTCATAGAAGAATTTAGGAGATTTCATAGCTGCTCTTTCTGTTGCTGTAAAGTTATCCATCATAAAGGTTTTTAACTCTCCTACTACTTCAGCAGGTTCTTTCCCTTTAAGATCTTCATTATAGTCAGCACTTCCTTCTTTAACCATATAAACTAAAGCAGGTACTCTACTATCATCTATATTTCTAGCCTTCATCATGTCTTTCATAGCTTGATTTTTCTCGCCAGAAACAAAATATTTATCTACAGATTTGATACCCATATCATTAAATTGAGTGGTGTAAAACCATCCTCTCCAGAACCAGTCTAAATCTACAGCACTAGCGTCTTCCATAGTACGGAAGAAATCTTCTGGTGTTGGGTGTTTGAACATCCATCTTTGAGAATACGTGCGGAATGCATAATCAAATAAATCACGACCCATTACAGTTTCTCTTAAGATATTAAGAGCAGTACCTGGCTTACCATAAGCGTTAGAACCGAACTGGTAAGTATTGATACCTTTACTCATAATAGGAGCAATATATCTTTGGTCTCCAGCCATATAAGGAACAATATTAGCTGCTGGCCCACGTCTTGATGGGTATGCATCTAATCCTTCTATAGCAGCTGGGTAATTTTCTCCCATATCTTGCTCTGCAACATACTGCACAAAAGTGTTTAACCCTTCGTCCATCCATGTCCACTGGCGCTCATCAGAATTTACAATCATCGGAAAGTAGTTGTGACCTACTTCATGAATAATTACAGAAATCATCCCAAACTTTACACGATCAGAATAATCTCCATTCTCATCAGGACGTCCATAGTTCCAGCATATCATAGGATATTCCATTCCTTGATTCTTTGCGTGAACAGATATTGCCTTATGATAAGGGTAATCAAATGTCATTCTAGAATAAGACTTCAAGGTCTGTGCTACAGCCTTTGTAGACCATTGTTCCCATAAAGGATTCCCTTCTGGCGGATATATAGACACTGCCATGATATCCTTTCCTCCTACTTTTACTGCCATAGCATCTGCTACGTAACGACGAGATGATGTCCATCCAAAGTCACGAACGTAATCTGCTTTTAACTTCCAAGTCTTCATCGCTTTAGAACCTGGCATCATTGCAAGCTTTTCAGCCTCTTGTTGAGTTCTAATCACTACTGGATTCTCAAAAGATTTTTGTGCTTGCTCATAACGAGCTAATTCTGCTTTAGAATATACATCCTTACGATTGGTCAATTTCCCAGTACCGTCTAACCAGTGATCTTCTGGCACCGTAATATTCACTTCAAAAGTACCGAATGGCAATGCAAATTCATCACGTCCAAAGAATTGGCTGTTTTGCCATCCTTCTACATCATTATATACTGCCATTCTAGGGTAAAACTGTGCGATTACATAAGCTCTATGTCCATCAGGAAACTGCTCGTAACCACTACGCCCGCGACCTTCTACATGGTTATTAATATTGTAATCCCACTCAATGTCAAATTCAAAATCCTTTCCAGACTTTAGTTTTTCAGGCATCTCTACACGCATCATCGTTTGATTGATCATGTATTTTAAAGAATTCCCATTTTTATCAAGCACTTTTTTGATATTAAAACCACCGTCAAATGGCTCTTGTAAATAAGCGCCTGCAAAACCAGCTGGTTGCATATAAGGCTGTACACCACCACCTTCAATAAGAGGAGTTTTAGAATCCTTAGCACGCATATTTTGATCTAGCTGTACCCATAAATAATCCAAGACATCTGGAGAGTTATTAGTGTAAGTGATCGTTTCATAACCATAAATATGGTGATTTGCGTCATCCAATCTTATGTCCATCTCATAATCAGCTCGTTGCTGGTAGTACTTAGGACCCGGTGCACCACTGGCACTACGGTATTGATTAGGTGTAGAAAATTCCTGATACAACTGACGGAATTTGTTGATGTTAGTATGTTCTTCAGCCTTAGGCTCTTCTTTCTGAACTTCTTCTTGTGCAAAAGAACCAAAAGAAACCAGCATCATACTGATAAACAATAGTTTAATAGCTTTCATGTATTTATTTTAAATTAATCTTTGCTAAATTAACAATAATGCATAAGTTATAAAGCTTTTAACTAAAACTTTACAGTATCTGTCAATTTGTTTTTATCCATAAGTAGACTCCGGCGTACGCCATTAATCTTCATATGAACCAAGTTTTTCTGCTCTTCAAACAGCTCTGTAAATGCATTGAATCGCATCGTTATTACTTTTGGCACCTTTGGAGAAGGCAGTTCTATATAGAGCACTATTTGATCTGACTCATACTCTGCACCTATAAAGCTAGGAATAGAAGTCACGCCATTGATTTGCACTTCTAATTTTTTGCTTATGTAACTTTTTAATAGTGGGTACACCTCTTCAATGGTAGACTTATCTCCTAACACGATAGGGTTCTCCATTCGAGAATTGAGCACATCCTCCATATCATCTATAAAAAACCGGGTCACCATCTGTACGCTTTTATCACTTTTACTATAGGTAGCGTTAGAGACAGATATGTAGTATTTATGTAGTTCACCGTTCTCACTTTTGTTAAAACAGCAAGTGTCTACTTCTTCATTTGAGCACCTGTATTTGATTTCATTTTTAGGATCCGAAAAAGACATTAGGCCGACACCTATCAACAAAAAAAAAGTAATTATTTTAAAAATATTCATATTCAAATTTAGTTATCTCTTCAAGAGCACGGGCGATTTAATGCCAAAATGAAGTAGGTATAGTACTATCTAAAATAGGCTTAATTTAGTTCAGAAACTTCCCCTAAATAAATACCGTGAAAACGATCTCCATTAGCATCTATTCCATCAATTTCTATTGCATAACCGCTGCTGTAAGGAGTAACCATCACGTTACCGGATTCAATAATGATGCCCGTATTATTCATTAAACTGGAATCGTAATCTATAAAATAACTTACTACTACATCACCTACTAGTTCCGTATCCCCTATAATATAATTGCCTGACTGAAAATTCTGATTGCGATTTCCAAAAAGATCTACAGAAACCAAAATCCCTACTCCGGTTAATTCCCCATTGACTTCTGTGATACCATTATCCACGATAATTGCTTTAGTGTTATAAATATTCACTCCAGACTCAACAACTCGATTGTTATAAGCCTCAACGGAGAAAAAAGAACTTGCAGCATCTGGTCCATAACAAAATGAATTGACCACTATTGAAGGTCCAGAAGGCAGGTCATCATCACCATCACAAGATGCTACACTAAATAAAAATAAAGCGAGTAAACTGTAAACTGTATTTTTAAGTAACTTATTTTTCATTGCTTTTTTCTTTAGTAGAAGGAGATAAACCTTCTGTTTCTTTGGAGTAATTTTTCTTTTCTTTAAACAAAGTTACTTGATTTGAGAGGAATTGAAGTAGATCAAGCTCTCTTTCTTGCTCAAACATTGCAGTATGAAGTCCGTTATCTTGGGCAAAATACATAAACTCAAAAAGGTGTTTTTCAGGTATTTCCAGATACTCTAGCAAGTATTCTGTACTGTACTTGTTCTTTAAAATATAGACGTCAAACTTTTCCTTACCTACCTTAGGCGGAGACCCCGTGTTCACATCGAGTGCTTCAAGGGTACCCAAAAGCGCCAGAGAAGCAAGTGCTCCAAATATATTACTCATATTAAATCGTGGCTGGCTTTGATTAAAAGCTTCATTCCTTACAGCATATTCTTCTGGTTGTTTGATGCGGTCAGACATGGTGTTTTCCATGCGGTCTACAGCTCTTGTTTTCACGTTAAACTCACTTACTTCATCGATCTTAGGGTCTACGTAAGGTGTTTTTTTTACCTTAATGCGCATAAGGCCGTCGACTACAATCACTTCATCGAGCTGATTCACACCTTCACTGAGAGAAATAAGAACTTTTCTATCCTCTATTACGTTCTTAGTAATCGTTAAAGAAAAGGATTCTAATTGTACCGCTTTAAAAGAAAGTTTATCAGTCTCTCGAGCATGAATAAAAAAACCGCCCTCTCCATTAGTAACGGTACCTTCTAAAGAACCTAAATTAAAAACAGTAACACCTTCCAATGGTTTATTGGTTGTACTATTTATAACACCTTGTATTTGTACGCGTTCCTTTTGAGCACTGACTAATCCGCCGACTAACAATAGAAACAGTAAAATCTTTTTCATAAGATGTAGGTATCAGTATACTTTAAATAATATCAAAACAAATTTGACCTACACAAATAACGCACAAATAATCCTATCATTGTTAGAGTTTAACGATGTTTAACCTAGTAAAACCAAACCATGAGAAACATGATCATTGCCAGCACATCTACTATTCATGGCACCGAATACCTTTCCTATTTACTGCCTACCCTACTTGAAGCCTTTCATAGAAATAATATACAACAACTTCTATTCATACCTTACGCACGTCCAGGTGGCATTTCTCATAAGGAATATACCGAAAGAGTTAGAACTGCTTTTCAAATGACCCCTATCACAGTAAAAGGAATACACGAATTTGAAAATCCGCAGGAAGCCTTAAAAAGTGCGGAAGCTATTTTCACTGGAGGCGGTAACACATTTGTATTGGTAAAAATGCTTCACGACTTAGACCTAATGACCTTGCTGCGTAAAAAGATATATGCAGGAACCTGCTATATAGGAACTAGCGCTGGAAGTAATATTTGCGGTCTTAACATGAGAAACACAAATGACATGCCCATCGTCATGCCGTCAAGCTTCAAAACCACAGGAGCCATAGGTTATAACATCAATGCACACTACCTTGACTCAGACCCTAACTCCACCCATATGGGGGAAACTAGAGAGCAACGCATCAAAGAATTTCACTGTTATAATGATCTGACTGTAGTTGGATTGCGTGAAGGAAGTTATATCAGAGTACAAGGTAAAGAAGAGATTTTATGCGGCACACCGACCGCTAGAATTTTGACAAAAAACAACCCCGCCATAGAGGTAAACCCAGGATATGATTTTGCTCAACTTTAAACAACACACTAAATAATTTTTAGACTAATTTAAAATTAACTAATTATCTTTAGGCTTAATTGATACCGCTTTATTTTTAAGAAAACCGAACATTATGCCATCCATTCAACATAACG is a window of Nonlabens sp. MB-3u-79 DNA encoding:
- a CDS encoding M1 family metallopeptidase, which translates into the protein MKAIKLLFISMMLVSFGSFAQEEVQKEEPKAEEHTNINKFRQLYQEFSTPNQYRSASGAPGPKYYQQRADYEMDIRLDDANHHIYGYETITYTNNSPDVLDYLWVQLDQNMRAKDSKTPLIEGGGVQPYMQPAGFAGAYLQEPFDGGFNIKKVLDKNGNSLKYMINQTMMRVEMPEKLKSGKDFEFDIEWDYNINNHVEGRGRSGYEQFPDGHRAYVIAQFYPRMAVYNDVEGWQNSQFFGRDEFALPFGTFEVNITVPEDHWLDGTGKLTNRKDVYSKAELARYEQAQKSFENPVVIRTQQEAEKLAMMPGSKAMKTWKLKADYVRDFGWTSSRRYVADAMAVKVGGKDIMAVSIYPPEGNPLWEQWSTKAVAQTLKSYSRMTFDYPYHKAISVHAKNQGMEYPMICWNYGRPDENGDYSDRVKFGMISVIIHEVGHNYFPMIVNSDERQWTWMDEGLNTFVQYVAEQDMGENYPAAIEGLDAYPSRRGPAANIVPYMAGDQRYIAPIMSKGINTYQFGSNAYGKPGTALNILRETVMGRDLFDYAFRTYSQRWMFKHPTPEDFFRTMEDASAVDLDWFWRGWFYTTQFNDMGIKSVDKYFVSGEKNQAMKDMMKARNIDDSRVPALVYMVKEGSADYNEDLKGKEPAEVVGELKTFMMDNFTATERAAMKSPKFFYEIKVEKPGGLVMPIIIEYTFADGTTETVTHPAEIWRLNDKEVGLSKASDKEITKIVIDPKLETADVDTSNNTWPTAAEVSKFDQMKK
- a CDS encoding O-methyltransferase; this encodes MFFLPKNLDNYIVAHSEDEPQILQDLARETHQKVLQPIMLSGPYQGRVLSMISHLKAPLRVLEIGTFTGYSALCIAEGMPANSELITIDINEELEDFAAGYFARFRESGNNNISITQKIGDATQLLPELEGTFDLVFIDADKPNYVNYFHLIMDKVQAGSLIISDNVLWHGKVVEDLNEKDKSTPVLLEYNKLLKEDPRLQTVLLSVRDGLTLSRVL
- a CDS encoding twin-arginine translocase TatA/TatE family subunit, which produces MIPLFISTPELMIVGLVVILVFGSDKLPEIARGLGKAMKTVRNATDDIKNEISKSADEHGFNTDVKEITKKIEEVKDQIEESGSIKRKF
- a CDS encoding carboxypeptidase-like regulatory domain-containing protein; translation: MKKILLFLLLVGGLVSAQKERVQIQGVINSTTNKPLEGVTVFNLGSLEGTVTNGEGGFFIHARETDKLSFKAVQLESFSLTITKNVIEDRKVLISLSEGVNQLDEVIVVDGLMRIKVKKTPYVDPKIDEVSEFNVKTRAVDRMENTMSDRIKQPEEYAVRNEAFNQSQPRFNMSNIFGALASLALLGTLEALDVNTGSPPKVGKEKFDVYILKNKYSTEYLLEYLEIPEKHLFEFMYFAQDNGLHTAMFEQERELDLLQFLSNQVTLFKEKKNYSKETEGLSPSTKEKSNEK
- the pepE gene encoding dipeptidase PepE, whose amino-acid sequence is MRNMIIASTSTIHGTEYLSYLLPTLLEAFHRNNIQQLLFIPYARPGGISHKEYTERVRTAFQMTPITVKGIHEFENPQEALKSAEAIFTGGGNTFVLVKMLHDLDLMTLLRKKIYAGTCYIGTSAGSNICGLNMRNTNDMPIVMPSSFKTTGAIGYNINAHYLDSDPNSTHMGETREQRIKEFHCYNDLTVVGLREGSYIRVQGKEEILCGTPTARILTKNNPAIEVNPGYDFAQL
- a CDS encoding DUF6702 family protein; the protein is MNIFKIITFFLLIGVGLMSFSDPKNEIKYRCSNEEVDTCCFNKSENGELHKYYISVSNATYSKSDKSVQMVTRFFIDDMEDVLNSRMENPIVLGDKSTIEEVYPLLKSYISKKLEVQINGVTSIPSFIGAEYESDQIVLYIELPSPKVPKVITMRFNAFTELFEEQKNLVHMKINGVRRSLLMDKNKLTDTVKF